A window of Paenibacillus sp. 19GGS1-52 contains these coding sequences:
- a CDS encoding methyl-accepting chemotaxis protein has product MNKKLNNVRLGTKMLFPLIPPIIALIVLAVLSISFINQLSTKLINNLYNESHASSSWLLNADRDFYQALVDQEHMTNSKDAGGANEFKASYEENVAQTEERVHKAKDIMSKNKEEFLKYKHEKSGKTAFELFDSFDSQFKEWKSLPPSASLKQFEAARESINEIEEILDTYSLDIIAESADFVSQVKQIMLIGLAVALIISLIISIIVIRNVKKRTNITVKLIQKTADLDLEYDHNFDKFLDERDEFGLIIQAEARARQEFRTIIQHVKDESAQLEQVINTVNTRMIELDDSVQDISATTEQLSAGMEETAASTEAMNATSTEIERAVESIALKAQEGAKSAVELNTRTTKLNKDFQESHNNGNLAYLTVKENLEKAMSESKAVEEISILADAIIQITSQTNLLALNAAIEAARAGEFGRGFAVVANEIRKLAENSKRAADEIQEVTNVVIHSVSNLKSNSYELLRFFNENVSEDYISMLNATEQYAKEAYDNDDRSTDLSATTQQLLASIESLVTSTNEIASAAHEGASGTSNIAEKTMLAAISASEALNEMQTSKSGIQTLVQAVSKFKV; this is encoded by the coding sequence ATGAATAAAAAATTAAATAATGTCCGCCTAGGAACCAAAATGTTATTCCCCTTAATTCCACCAATTATTGCACTTATTGTCTTAGCCGTACTATCAATTAGCTTTATTAATCAGTTATCTACTAAACTAATTAATAATTTGTATAATGAGTCTCATGCCAGCAGTTCCTGGTTGCTAAATGCAGATCGTGACTTTTATCAGGCTCTGGTTGACCAGGAACATATGACAAATTCAAAAGATGCAGGAGGAGCTAACGAGTTTAAAGCTTCTTATGAAGAAAATGTAGCACAGACGGAAGAACGAGTTCATAAAGCCAAAGATATTATGAGCAAGAACAAGGAAGAGTTTCTGAAATATAAACATGAGAAATCAGGGAAAACGGCATTTGAACTATTTGATTCATTTGATAGCCAGTTTAAAGAGTGGAAGTCTCTTCCTCCTTCTGCCTCATTGAAGCAATTTGAAGCAGCGAGAGAAAGCATTAATGAAATAGAAGAAATTCTGGATACGTATAGCTTGGATATTATTGCGGAAAGTGCGGATTTTGTGAGTCAGGTTAAGCAAATAATGTTGATAGGATTAGCTGTTGCACTTATTATTTCATTAATTATTAGTATTATTGTGATTCGCAATGTAAAGAAGCGCACTAATATTACGGTGAAACTCATTCAAAAAACGGCAGATTTAGATTTGGAATATGATCATAACTTTGATAAGTTTCTAGATGAGCGGGATGAATTTGGATTAATAATTCAAGCTGAGGCCAGAGCAAGACAAGAGTTCAGAACGATTATTCAGCATGTGAAAGATGAAAGTGCCCAATTAGAACAGGTTATAAATACTGTAAATACTCGAATGATAGAATTGGACGACAGTGTTCAGGATATCTCAGCAACGACTGAGCAGCTATCCGCTGGAATGGAAGAAACCGCAGCTTCCACCGAGGCAATGAATGCAACTTCTACGGAGATTGAAAGAGCAGTGGAGTCTATCGCGCTAAAAGCACAAGAAGGGGCCAAGTCTGCTGTAGAACTGAACACTAGAACAACTAAATTAAATAAAGACTTTCAGGAATCTCACAATAATGGCAACTTAGCTTACCTTACTGTAAAAGAGAATCTTGAGAAAGCAATGAGTGAATCTAAAGCCGTTGAAGAAATATCGATATTGGCTGATGCTATTATTCAAATTACTTCCCAAACCAATTTATTAGCACTTAATGCAGCCATAGAAGCAGCTAGAGCGGGTGAATTCGGAAGAGGTTTTGCCGTGGTGGCTAATGAAATTCGCAAACTTGCCGAAAATTCCAAGCGGGCGGCTGATGAGATTCAAGAGGTTACAAATGTAGTTATACATTCAGTGAGCAATCTTAAATCTAATTCCTATGAGCTTTTGCGATTTTTTAATGAAAATGTTAGTGAGGATTATATTTCCATGCTTAACGCGACAGAGCAATATGCCAAAGAGGCTTACGATAACGATGACCGTTCGACCGATTTAAGCGCAACGACTCAACAATTACTGGCCTCCATTGAAAGCTTAGTTACTTCAACCAATGAGATTGCCAGTGCTGCGCATGAAGGTGCAAGTGGAACAAGCAATATTGCTGAAAAAACGATGCTGGCTGCTATAAGCGCTTCAGAAGCTTTAAACGAAATGCAAACTTCGAAGTCGGGCATTCAAACGCTAGTTCAAGCCGTTTCTAAATTTAAGGTTTAG
- a CDS encoding response regulator, with protein sequence MLRIVIVDDEILIREGLARMISRESNKFVVIGTYPDGKHVLDELPTLHFDVVITDIRMPQIDGLELIKQLKVSHPQIRSILMSGFVEFNYAREAIRSSAVDYLLKPINKEQLFELLYRLDEERRLLHVKEEHQRSGLLLSLLHIEEPSAILLSGLILPQPFFTIFALRGSCPEVVCSCTDSLRQEKESLFDKLEVYKGLEVWIWYSDEPLTSEQLSKIGSQLRVSSPEHVLHVGSSRTYTDVAQLRQAYLEAKQACDAGIYSQGNLYYANIQEILLPETVTVDLFSAFREPLIHELQILNVAGVMEWVHKLFSALHSQQSSPEQIVRVCRLLEETTLKELHEFETIYKGFTRIRLEERMQSCMSFSEIENLFTSIFSTVLSEIRTQRLEMSGTAVETVKRWISTNYNQHAELNTLANMVFLTPSYLSKLFKQETGLTLTDYIIEIRIRKAKQLLKSAPDLKVHEIGTEVGYPDPAYFNKLFKRVVGVTPNEYKRISIH encoded by the coding sequence TTGCTGCGTATTGTGATTGTAGATGATGAAATCCTAATTCGCGAAGGTCTGGCCCGAATGATTAGTAGAGAGAGCAATAAGTTTGTGGTAATTGGCACCTATCCGGATGGGAAGCATGTACTTGATGAATTACCAACGCTTCATTTCGATGTGGTCATTACAGATATCCGCATGCCGCAAATCGATGGTCTGGAGCTTATTAAGCAACTCAAGGTTAGCCATCCACAGATACGTTCCATTCTGATGAGCGGGTTTGTGGAGTTTAATTATGCCAGAGAAGCCATCCGCAGTTCCGCGGTGGACTACTTGTTAAAGCCTATTAACAAGGAACAGTTATTTGAGTTGCTCTACCGTTTAGATGAAGAACGCCGGCTTCTACACGTCAAGGAAGAACACCAACGTTCCGGGTTATTGTTGTCTCTGCTTCATATCGAGGAACCGTCCGCTATTTTATTGAGTGGCCTTATCTTGCCCCAGCCTTTTTTCACCATATTTGCGCTCAGGGGGAGTTGTCCCGAAGTAGTCTGTTCTTGTACAGACAGTCTGCGGCAAGAAAAGGAGTCACTGTTCGACAAACTGGAAGTCTACAAAGGGCTGGAGGTCTGGATTTGGTATTCAGATGAGCCGCTTACTTCTGAGCAATTAAGTAAGATCGGCAGCCAGCTCCGTGTTAGCTCCCCAGAACACGTCTTGCACGTAGGTTCCAGCCGTACCTACACCGATGTGGCTCAGCTTAGACAAGCCTATCTGGAAGCAAAACAAGCTTGTGATGCCGGTATTTATAGTCAAGGTAATCTGTACTATGCGAATATTCAGGAGATCCTGCTGCCGGAGACGGTTACGGTTGATCTCTTTTCTGCTTTTCGGGAGCCGCTGATCCATGAACTGCAGATTCTGAATGTGGCCGGAGTCATGGAATGGGTTCATAAATTGTTCTCTGCCCTCCACTCACAGCAATCCAGTCCCGAGCAGATTGTCCGTGTCTGTCGTTTACTTGAGGAGACTACCCTTAAGGAACTCCATGAGTTCGAGACTATCTACAAAGGTTTTACCAGGATACGCTTAGAGGAACGGATGCAGTCCTGCATGTCTTTTAGTGAAATCGAGAATTTATTCACCTCTATTTTCTCGACGGTTCTCTCTGAAATCCGCACCCAACGCCTGGAGATGTCCGGCACGGCTGTGGAGACTGTAAAGCGCTGGATATCAACCAACTACAATCAACATGCAGAGCTGAATACCCTGGCGAACATGGTGTTTCTAACCCCAAGCTATTTAAGCAAGTTATTTAAGCAGGAGACAGGATTAACGCTAACCGATTACATCATCGAAATACGCATTCGCAAAGCCAAACAGCTGCTCAAAAGCGCGCCTGACCTGAAGGTGCACGAAATCGGAACCGAGGTCGGATATCCCGATCCTGCTTATTTCAATAAGCTCTTCAAACGGGTAGTTGGTGTAACCCCAAACGAATATAAGCGAATTTCGATCCATTAA
- a CDS encoding sugar ABC transporter permease, which translates to MLGTLSYNKQKTIIIVSFLLIPLILLGTFTYYPALKLIYYSFTNWDGYSPEKPWVGLANYKEVFTTPDIFKVFTHNFAYFAMGIIQNIVAIYFAVILTGKLRGKTGFRIMLFLPYIMNGVAVAFMFGYVFDTTNGSLNVFLNNIGLSSLAQTSWLGTDGLVNYSLASTGFWRFMGYNMVIYIASLQAIPRDIYEAAKIDGANSMQTLWRITLPNMKPVIQLNLFLTVTGALEVFDLPFVLTKGGPAGASQTYVMRVVDTAFAYSNYGLASAMSIILLFFVVFVLLLQQLVLNRGGDK; encoded by the coding sequence ATGTTAGGAACATTATCCTATAATAAACAGAAAACTATTATTATCGTGTCATTCCTGCTTATTCCTTTGATTCTTCTCGGGACCTTCACCTATTATCCAGCGCTGAAGCTGATCTATTACAGCTTTACGAACTGGGATGGTTATAGCCCGGAGAAACCTTGGGTTGGCCTGGCTAATTACAAAGAGGTCTTCACCACCCCCGATATCTTCAAAGTGTTTACGCATAACTTTGCATACTTCGCGATGGGAATTATCCAGAATATTGTTGCTATCTATTTTGCAGTCATCCTGACCGGCAAGCTGCGGGGCAAAACGGGCTTCCGCATTATGCTATTCCTTCCTTACATTATGAATGGCGTAGCTGTTGCCTTTATGTTTGGTTATGTATTTGATACCACCAATGGTTCGCTGAATGTATTCCTGAACAACATTGGGCTCAGCAGCCTGGCACAGACGAGTTGGCTTGGAACGGATGGCTTGGTCAACTATTCACTCGCTTCGACTGGGTTTTGGCGGTTTATGGGCTATAACATGGTCATTTACATTGCCTCATTACAGGCTATTCCACGTGATATCTATGAAGCAGCCAAGATTGATGGAGCCAACTCCATGCAGACACTATGGAGAATTACACTTCCTAACATGAAACCTGTTATCCAACTAAACCTATTTCTTACTGTTACCGGTGCGCTGGAGGTATTTGATCTGCCATTCGTACTGACCAAGGGAGGTCCCGCAGGTGCCAGCCAGACCTATGTAATGCGTGTTGTGGATACAGCCTTTGCCTATAGCAATTATGGTCTAGCTTCTGCCATGAGTATTATTCTGCTCTTCTTTGTAGTCTTTGTATTGCTGCTCCAGCAGCTAGTTCTTAATCGGGGAGGAGATAAGTAG
- a CDS encoding extracellular solute-binding protein: protein MRNRLFSLVFVIVMIFSISLTGCGSNNETNNAAATDKPEATAEAAATNAADTATAAPAAGSDISGKITFLTNRTDMIGKEYDEYVKRFNEKYPNITVEFEASQTDYNQQAKVRMASGELPDVMFIPSIPNSDLPKYFASLDDLGLNDQITFKDFKSFDGKLYGITTGNSTSGIVYNKKAFADAGITAVPKTWDEFLAACEKLKAKGVVPLASNFKDKWPLNDWVYAVPRVIEGKADFPNEKLTSETPFTMDNGYGKALGLLRELNEKGYLEKDINSTNWEQSKKDIASGKFAMYFLGNWVINQVIGAGTTADNVGFFPLPYDNSGTPVAPLSPDFFYAVAKDSKNVEAAKAFVKWMIEDSGYEDFAGFISPLKGKESKLAQLKEFQATGVVLQEGTPDNAKVTEIGNKAQLDLPAVAQEFVLAKDPQTVFDKWNKAWAKAKKDLGY, encoded by the coding sequence ATGAGAAATAGGTTATTTTCGTTAGTTTTTGTTATTGTTATGATTTTCTCAATATCTCTGACAGGCTGTGGCTCTAACAATGAAACCAACAACGCAGCAGCAACAGACAAACCTGAAGCAACGGCAGAGGCAGCAGCAACTAATGCCGCAGACACAGCAACTGCAGCGCCAGCAGCCGGTTCTGACATCAGTGGCAAAATCACTTTCCTGACTAACAGAACAGATATGATCGGCAAAGAGTATGACGAATATGTTAAGCGCTTTAATGAGAAATATCCGAATATTACGGTTGAATTTGAAGCATCCCAAACCGACTATAATCAACAGGCTAAAGTTAGAATGGCAAGTGGCGAGCTTCCAGATGTCATGTTTATCCCTTCCATTCCTAACTCCGACCTGCCGAAATATTTTGCATCGCTTGATGATCTCGGCTTGAACGATCAAATCACTTTTAAAGACTTCAAGTCCTTTGACGGCAAACTCTACGGTATTACAACCGGGAACTCTACTTCTGGTATCGTTTACAACAAAAAAGCCTTCGCAGATGCAGGCATCACTGCAGTTCCTAAAACTTGGGATGAATTCCTTGCTGCATGTGAAAAACTGAAAGCTAAAGGTGTCGTTCCACTGGCTTCCAACTTCAAGGATAAATGGCCGCTGAATGATTGGGTGTACGCTGTTCCCCGTGTCATTGAAGGCAAAGCCGATTTCCCTAACGAAAAGCTGACTTCAGAAACTCCATTCACGATGGACAATGGTTACGGTAAAGCTCTCGGCTTGCTGAGAGAATTGAACGAAAAAGGATATCTGGAAAAAGATATCAACTCTACCAACTGGGAGCAATCCAAAAAAGATATCGCTTCTGGCAAGTTCGCAATGTACTTCCTGGGCAACTGGGTTATCAATCAAGTTATCGGCGCAGGCACTACTGCTGATAATGTAGGATTCTTCCCACTTCCTTATGATAACTCCGGTACTCCTGTGGCCCCACTTAGCCCTGACTTCTTCTATGCTGTTGCCAAAGACAGCAAAAATGTAGAAGCAGCCAAAGCTTTTGTAAAATGGATGATTGAAGATTCCGGATATGAAGATTTCGCTGGCTTTATCTCCCCGCTGAAAGGCAAGGAATCCAAGCTGGCTCAGCTGAAGGAATTCCAAGCTACGGGCGTAGTCTTGCAAGAGGGTACTCCAGATAATGCTAAGGTAACAGAAATTGGCAACAAAGCACAGCTGGATCTGCCAGCAGTCGCACAAGAATTCGTTTTAGCTAAAGACCCACAAACCGTGTTCGACAAATGGAACAAAGCTTGGGCCAAAGCGAAGAAAGACCTTGGTTATTAA
- a CDS encoding SpoIIE family protein phosphatase yields the protein MKNIFKFTFIFLLLLDIYTLIFIDKRFGFENVIDIITQFVILIPLFFMYRQQVNYSKKLVDSEQRYKSLFLYKDAGIYVINGNGTVDSISPNLSESLGYSEAELTGQSFSIFFAPEDVPMIQQMFLEIVKGNTISSSRKMKIRNKSGQNLVFDFSSVALMVDGEIQGVIGFAKDITELDRAQEKLSEVQTQMNNIFQSIDIVLWSLDVIQQKRIILSDACEKILGYTLEEHYSNPNLWTDRVHDDDKELVIRRMTGIYKGSSSYDNIEYRLVHLNGEIRWVESRIFPVIDSNNRLVGINGLMIDITDKKMIEENHRIDLDLARQVQKSVLSKPIYTPVFSIDARYVPSQELGGDMYAWYRIDEHRYGILIMDVMGHGVSSSLICMSIRALLRGIIQFCSNPEDVIKELNDHMNKLFSEAMPATNFFFTAIYLIADHENNCIEYINAGHPSGLLMETSGEIHTLESTGIPIGLMLDLNVTTKIIQLNGPARLILYTDGLIENPGVLMQEQVDSVKSIMVETKLESMTIVMDKLIAFSNINKQEVPDDVCLICMDICSEKAIEDVSLLGYLI from the coding sequence ATGAAAAATATATTTAAGTTTACTTTTATATTCTTATTATTATTGGATATATATACTCTAATATTTATTGATAAAAGGTTTGGATTTGAAAATGTAATCGACATTATAACTCAATTCGTAATATTAATCCCCCTTTTTTTTATGTACCGACAGCAGGTTAACTATTCCAAGAAATTGGTAGATAGCGAGCAGCGCTATAAATCTTTATTTCTCTATAAGGATGCAGGTATTTATGTTATTAATGGTAATGGAACAGTGGATAGTATAAGTCCAAACTTATCAGAAAGTCTTGGTTATTCAGAAGCAGAACTTACTGGTCAATCCTTTTCTATCTTCTTTGCTCCTGAGGATGTTCCGATGATTCAACAGATGTTCTTAGAGATCGTCAAGGGGAATACCATTTCCTCATCAAGAAAAATGAAAATCAGAAACAAATCTGGACAAAATCTTGTCTTTGATTTCTCTAGTGTAGCCCTTATGGTAGATGGGGAAATTCAAGGTGTGATTGGATTTGCGAAAGATATAACTGAATTAGATAGGGCTCAGGAAAAGCTCAGTGAAGTCCAAACCCAGATGAATAATATTTTTCAGAGTATCGATATTGTGCTCTGGTCGTTAGATGTTATACAGCAGAAAAGAATTATCCTTTCAGATGCATGTGAGAAGATTCTCGGGTATACGCTTGAGGAGCATTATAGCAACCCGAATTTATGGACGGATCGAGTCCATGATGACGATAAAGAACTAGTAATTAGGCGGATGACTGGGATTTATAAGGGATCTTCGTCTTATGATAATATAGAATACCGATTAGTTCATTTAAATGGAGAAATTCGTTGGGTGGAAAGCCGTATATTTCCCGTTATAGATAGTAACAATCGATTGGTAGGTATTAATGGGCTTATGATTGATATCACAGATAAAAAGATGATTGAGGAGAACCACAGAATTGATCTGGATCTAGCCAGACAGGTGCAGAAGAGCGTACTCAGTAAACCTATCTATACTCCAGTCTTTTCAATAGACGCGCGTTATGTTCCTTCTCAGGAGCTTGGGGGAGATATGTATGCCTGGTATCGCATAGATGAACATCGGTATGGAATTCTTATTATGGATGTCATGGGCCATGGAGTTTCCTCTTCACTTATTTGCATGTCCATTCGTGCGTTGCTTAGAGGAATCATCCAATTCTGCTCCAATCCTGAGGACGTAATCAAAGAGCTGAATGATCATATGAATAAGCTGTTTAGTGAGGCTATGCCAGCTACAAATTTCTTTTTCACAGCTATTTATTTGATTGCGGATCATGAGAATAATTGTATTGAATATATAAATGCTGGACATCCCAGTGGGTTGTTAATGGAAACCTCAGGAGAAATTCATACCTTAGAATCAACAGGTATTCCTATCGGACTCATGCTTGACTTGAATGTGACGACAAAGATAATTCAGCTTAATGGACCGGCCAGATTAATTCTGTACACGGACGGATTAATTGAGAATCCAGGAGTGTTAATGCAAGAACAGGTTGATTCTGTAAAAAGTATCATGGTTGAAACCAAATTGGAGTCCATGACTATAGTGATGGATAAGCTGATTGCTTTTAGTAACATAAATAAACAGGAAGTTCCAGATGATGTATGTCTGATCTGTATGGATATTTGTAGTGAGAAGGCCATCGAAGATGTCTCGTTATTAGGATATCTTATATAG
- a CDS encoding fused MFS/spermidine synthase — MLQANSSNHEITVYDTTELYGEKGKFRVMEFSNKAIQGALDLNHPKRIVFEYPRAMIHLMEVNEPYFEDVFVIGHGIGTIAGYFAEKRFKIAELDAEVVELSRTCFGYNQDNVIIGDGRTILEGEERSTYDFIILDAFTAAGTPRHLTTSEFFSTTYSKLNSHGSIIINLMGKVEHDPLVNAIHTTLSEQYPYVKSFALPAEGAADIQNIIIIGRKRPIQFQARQMAGFTEINLGQGHMIWD; from the coding sequence ATGCTTCAGGCCAACAGTAGTAACCATGAGATCACCGTTTACGACACCACCGAGCTTTATGGGGAGAAAGGAAAATTCCGCGTGATGGAGTTCTCCAATAAAGCTATTCAAGGTGCGCTGGATTTGAATCATCCGAAGCGCATCGTATTTGAATATCCACGAGCAATGATCCATTTGATGGAGGTTAACGAGCCTTACTTTGAGGATGTATTTGTCATTGGACATGGGATTGGGACCATCGCAGGGTATTTCGCGGAAAAGCGCTTTAAGATCGCAGAACTCGACGCCGAAGTAGTGGAATTAAGTAGAACCTGCTTTGGTTACAATCAAGACAATGTGATTATCGGGGATGGACGTACTATTTTGGAAGGCGAAGAACGGAGTACCTATGATTTCATTATTCTGGATGCCTTCACCGCTGCCGGCACTCCGCGACATTTAACCACCAGTGAATTCTTCAGCACTACCTATTCCAAGCTCAATTCCCACGGCTCTATTATTATCAATTTGATGGGAAAAGTGGAACATGATCCCCTAGTGAACGCCATCCATACGACTCTTAGCGAACAATATCCTTATGTTAAATCGTTCGCTCTGCCTGCAGAAGGTGCAGCTGACATTCAGAATATCATCATTATCGGCCGAAAAAGGCCGATCCAGTTTCAAGCCCGCCAAATGGCAGGTTTTACTGAGATCAACCTCGGACAAGGACATATGATTTGGGATTAG
- a CDS encoding carbohydrate ABC transporter permease, translating into MTHSKSKFSISDFFKYLSLIIGVFVVLFPPYVVIVNAFKSTDEFNTSSSMALPKNFLNFDNFIAVFQRGGLLSGFGNVLIIIVITLTLNILFGTMVAFVLGRFSFKLKPVVFGAYLVATIIPSITTQVATFGIIKNMGLYNTLGAPIVLYIGADVIQIILYLQFIRNIPVDLDESAMVEGASLFKIYRSIIFPLLTPATATLIILKTISIYNDMYIPYLYMPKQSLGVVTTVLMRFQGVNSGEWNLICAAILLILLPTIILYFFLQRYIFEGVTSGAVK; encoded by the coding sequence ATGACACATTCCAAATCTAAATTCAGCATCTCTGATTTTTTCAAATATCTCTCGCTGATTATCGGCGTGTTCGTTGTACTGTTCCCTCCTTATGTGGTCATTGTCAATGCTTTCAAATCCACCGATGAATTTAATACCAGCAGTTCTATGGCTCTGCCCAAAAACTTTCTCAACTTCGATAACTTTATTGCCGTATTTCAACGCGGAGGCTTGCTCAGTGGCTTCGGTAATGTGCTGATCATCATAGTAATTACACTAACCCTGAACATCCTATTCGGGACTATGGTAGCTTTTGTACTGGGACGTTTCTCCTTCAAATTGAAGCCAGTTGTCTTCGGTGCTTATCTGGTAGCCACCATCATTCCTAGTATCACGACTCAAGTCGCAACCTTTGGTATAATAAAGAATATGGGTCTCTATAACACACTAGGCGCTCCGATCGTGCTTTATATTGGAGCAGATGTGATCCAGATTATTCTATACTTACAGTTTATCCGTAATATACCCGTTGATCTCGATGAAAGCGCGATGGTTGAAGGGGCATCCTTGTTTAAAATATACCGATCTATCATCTTCCCACTGCTGACGCCAGCAACAGCAACTTTGATTATATTGAAGACTATCAGTATCTATAATGACATGTACATCCCTTACCTATATATGCCGAAACAAAGCCTTGGTGTAGTTACAACTGTGCTTATGCGTTTTCAAGGGGTCAATTCGGGCGAATGGAATTTAATCTGTGCTGCCATTCTACTCATTCTGCTGCCAACGATTATTCTGTACTTCTTCCTTCAACGATATATCTTTGAAGGTGTGACTAGCGGCGCAGTCAAGTAA
- a CDS encoding sensor histidine kinase, with product MVSYIWRILRNLWLFLANLPMERKLIVVFIFLISLPITYVSYLSSHSMFNSVLVNATESAGQMTVSASDTIDRYVADLKRNTTLPLYNTDVQFYLEQQSTDWDKNSNIAMFLSYMKHTKEEIVAVYLVDHFDSVFYDKTPGINQLFPEDRLAKWKTLSEAAGTAPVIQGRQTIRVNSNEHREVFSVLRTVTYVSTLKSIGILIFDVNINLFKGIIDPVNAVTQGNTIIIDDKGELMYAGDDTGDQSAEKQAINMQLLLKKVDKQNGHFQMDLDGQSYLAAYTVSKITGWTTLVTIPLSRILSPVEKNRNMLIITTLIIIAFALFVATVISHALTKPLKSMVRLMKQVQHGNLDVWLHPKYNDEIGMLGSHFNRMIIRVKDLLLEVSLTEKRKQKADMRALQNQINPHFIYNTLESIRMLAESSDDSRVAELTYLLGVQMRYGIVRSEETVTIRHELDHVRNYFHLLQIRFPDKFRLNIDVPEDFQHLPVIKLVFQPIVENAVFHGLEHKEGLGTLSISAWKEDGHAVFCVEDDGVGMDEGTLHSLNDSLTHGAAGEMFGIGLRNVNERIRLHYGSAFGLRVKSQLGEGTRVTLRIEDLSTTNDLE from the coding sequence ATGGTGTCATACATCTGGAGAATATTGCGCAACCTGTGGTTATTCCTTGCCAACCTGCCGATGGAGCGAAAACTAATCGTCGTATTTATTTTTCTGATCTCTTTGCCTATCACTTATGTTAGTTATCTATCTTCCCACTCCATGTTCAATTCCGTTCTGGTCAATGCAACCGAAAGCGCCGGTCAGATGACCGTTAGTGCCTCAGATACCATCGATCGGTATGTTGCCGATTTGAAGCGAAATACGACACTCCCGCTGTATAATACCGATGTGCAGTTCTATCTGGAGCAGCAGAGTACGGACTGGGATAAGAATAGCAACATAGCCATGTTTCTGAGTTATATGAAGCATACCAAGGAAGAGATCGTTGCCGTTTATCTGGTAGACCATTTTGACTCTGTCTTCTATGATAAGACCCCCGGCATTAACCAGCTATTCCCGGAGGACCGGCTAGCCAAATGGAAAACCCTTAGCGAAGCAGCAGGAACAGCTCCTGTCATTCAAGGCAGACAAACGATCCGGGTGAACTCGAATGAACACAGAGAAGTCTTTAGTGTTCTACGGACCGTTACTTATGTTAGCACACTGAAAAGCATCGGAATACTCATATTCGATGTTAATATCAATCTCTTCAAGGGTATTATTGATCCCGTTAACGCTGTCACCCAAGGCAATACAATAATCATAGATGATAAGGGTGAATTAATGTACGCCGGTGATGACACGGGTGATCAAAGTGCTGAGAAGCAGGCGATTAACATGCAGCTGTTGCTGAAAAAAGTAGATAAACAAAATGGCCATTTTCAAATGGATCTGGACGGCCAGTCTTATCTAGCAGCATATACTGTTTCGAAGATAACCGGCTGGACCACACTTGTTACCATTCCACTTTCTCGTATTCTCTCACCTGTAGAGAAGAACCGTAATATGCTTATCATCACCACCTTAATTATTATCGCCTTTGCACTGTTCGTAGCTACAGTAATTTCCCATGCGCTGACCAAACCGCTAAAATCCATGGTTCGCCTCATGAAGCAGGTGCAGCATGGCAATCTCGACGTCTGGCTCCATCCCAAATATAACGACGAAATTGGGATGCTGGGCAGCCATTTTAACCGGATGATTATACGGGTTAAAGATCTGCTGCTGGAAGTATCGCTTACCGAGAAGCGTAAACAGAAAGCGGATATGCGAGCGCTGCAGAATCAGATTAATCCACATTTTATCTACAATACATTGGAATCGATCCGTATGCTGGCGGAGAGCAGTGATGATTCACGTGTGGCGGAGCTTACCTACTTGCTTGGCGTTCAGATGCGGTATGGCATTGTTCGCAGTGAAGAGACAGTTACGATCAGACATGAGCTGGATCATGTACGGAATTATTTCCACTTGCTGCAAATCCGTTTTCCCGATAAATTCAGATTGAACATTGATGTTCCAGAAGACTTTCAACATCTTCCTGTCATTAAACTTGTATTTCAACCTATTGTTGAGAATGCGGTCTTTCATGGCTTGGAGCACAAAGAAGGGCTAGGCACACTGAGCATCTCTGCCTGGAAAGAAGACGGACATGCCGTATTCTGTGTGGAGGATGACGGTGTCGGTATGGATGAGGGCACGTTGCATTCCTTAAACGACAGCTTAACTCATGGGGCAGCCGGAGAAATGTTCGGCATTGGTCTCAGAAATGTAAACGAGCGGATTCGCCTTCATTACGGCAGCGCGTTTGGCTTACGTGTAAAGAGCCAGCTTGGCGAAGGCACCCGTGTGACCCTTAGGATTGAAGACCTTTCCACTACTAACGACCTAGAATAA